The genomic DNA GATGCCGATGGCGGCGATATCAACCTGATCGGCGACGTGGTGCCGATCGTGGTGCTGCCGGGCGAGACGAACGAGGACAACAACTTCATCGAGACGCGCGACACCTGCGCGAACGATTGGCCGGAGTGGCTGGAGCTGCATCCGGGTGAAGACGCGAGCGGCAATCCTGATGGGGATGTGCTGGACAACCTTGCGGAGTTTGCCTTCGCGAAGCGTTATGACAGTGGTGCCGGCTCGGCCTTCTGCATCGCTCCGTCGACGATGGCGCCGGGAACGATCGAAGGTGCCTTCGTCCGGCCGAAGCAGGCGACGAATCATGTCACGTATGTGCTCGAATACGCGGCGTCGCTGGGCAATCCGACGACCTGGCAATCGATCGTGCTGGAGCCGGATGACCTGATCGTCACGGACAATGGCGATTGCACAGAGAGCGTGGTGATCTTTGATCTGGAGAACCTCACCGGGCTGGTGAGCGGTGAAGGCTTTATCCGGCTGCGTGCTGATCTGGATGAGAATGGCGACGAGACGATCGACCACGTTTCCCACACGGCGGTGAAGGGCTGGACGCGCACGCCGGTGAACGTGAGCTGCCGCACTTACAACAATCCGTATCTGCACTGCCCGGTCTTCACCGGCACAGTGGATTCGGCGAGCGGCAGCACTTTCACGCTGACCACGAGCGCGGGTCCGGTGGATCTGGAGACGCTGTTGCAGTCCGGTGTGAGCTACTATGCCGAGATTACTTCCGGTGAGAATGAAGGCCAGCGCTTCGACGTGGTGTCGGCGAGCGGGGACACGGTGACGGTGGAGAACGACAGCGATCTCGCGAGCGGGCTGGCTCCATTCAACACGATCACTGGAACGCTGCCCGCAAGCCTGGCGGGGGATGGGATCGTGATCCGTGCGCACTGGACGCTAAATGAGCTATTCCCGCCGGAGCAATTCGGTGCGACGGGCAGCCAATCCACGGCGGATCAGGTGCAGGTCAACAACGCCGGGACGTGGGTCATCTACTGGCTCTACGATGACAATGGCGTGCCGCGCTGGGTGAAGGATGCGACGCTGGCCGATGAAGGCAGCGCGGTGCTTCCGCCGGGCCAAGGGATCTTCTTCAACAGCCGCCAGACGACGGGCTCGATCCTCGCGTGGGGTGAGGTCCGCGCGAATGACTTCATCCGCCCGCTGGCGAAGGGTGCGAGCCTGGTGGGTGGTGGCTATCCGCTCGACCAAGCGGCGATGAACGGCCGCGCGATGACGCTGGCGCAGGGCTTCTTCGGCAGCCGCGACTTCAAGAAGGCCGACCGCTTCTATGTGTGGAAGGGCGATGCCGTGACGGCCGCGACGGGCTACGATGGCTACTTCCTGCTGAATGGCGCACCGGTGCAGCCGTCCACGATCCAGTGGACCAAGACCGGCGACACGACCATCCAGCCGCACAACGTGGACCTTCTCTTCCAAGGCGACCGTGCCGTCTTCATGGACCTCGCCAATCCCATCTTCACCTACGAGATGCCAACCCCCTGGACGCCGTGATTTTCCCTCGCTTCATGAAATGCATCCCGTTGATCGCGCTGCTGCTCGGCGCGACGGCCGCCCATTCGCAGACGCTGGATTGGGGGAATGAAGTCTTCGACAATGTGCGGGACAGCGAGGGTGAGAGGCTCACGAATTCCTTCGTCTTCGAGCTCGGTGCGTTTGATGTGGGCTTCAAGCCGACGCAGGGAAATGTGGAGGAGTGGGTGGACCACTGGAATGTCTTCGACCGGGCGAGCTACAATGAGAGCCTCGGCTACTTCGCATCCTCGGTGCAGATGACGGCGGATGGCCGCAGCAACAGCTCGTGGCTGACGCCGGGGTCCGGAAGTTTCGAGGGGCTGGAGGCATTCATCTTCATTCGCAATGGCGACCTGCCGGTGCCAATGACCGAGTGGCTGCTGGCCCGCGCCTCGACGTGGATCTTCCCGCTCGCCGATCCGAACTGCTGCCCGAATGGCCTGCCGACGCAATGGGCGGTGAGCGACATCGATGGTGATCCTCCGGTCTGGGGAGCGAAGGATGGAATCCAGGGCGGCGGGGTGGTGACGAATCCGGCTGCGGATGGCTTGCAGACCCACACCTTCGTGCCGGAGCCGACGGCTTTCCTGCTGCTGGCGCTGGGTGGTCTCGCGTCCATTACCCGTCGTCGCCGATTCTAACAATACGTCTGCCTGTGATCCGCACGCTCCTCGCCCTGTTCCTGCTCGCCGCCGCGGATGCGGAGACGGTGACGTGGTTCAGCGATCCGGCGGCGGTGAATCTGGATAGCGCGGGCGCGCCGATGGATGGCGGCTTCCAGTTCCAGCTGGGGGCATTTACCGGAAGCTTCGTGCCGACCGCATCGAATGCGGCGCAATGGGCATCGAAGTGGGTGGCTGCGGAAACGACGGGTTACAACGCGACGACGGGTCTGTATGATTCGCAGTTCACGCTGGAGGACAATGCCGCGCCCTTCACGGTGAATGGCAAGGCGTGGATCTGGGGCTTCCGAAACACGGCCGCCGGCAGCGAGTGGATTCTCTTTCGCGGCACGTCCTGGAAATGGCCGGCGGCGAATCCCTTCAATCCGCCGCTGATCCAGTGGAATGCGAAGGATGCGAACGAGGTGGTGCTGGGTGCGATCCATGCGAGCGGGTCGCCCTTCCTGATGCAGTCGGCGGGGGTGAGCAGCTATGCGCAGTGGGCGGCGGGTGCCTTGGCCGGTGAGGTGCTGAATGGTCCGGAGGGTGATCCGGATCATGATGGGGTGTCGAACTTGATGGAGTTCGTTTATGGGACTTCGCCGCTGGTGGCAGGGCTTCCACCGGCTGTGGCGAGCTCTTGGTTCGAGAGTGGGGGGCAGCAGTATTTGCAGCTCTCGGTGCCGCGGCTGCGGGAGCGGCTGGCGCTTTTCACGGTGGAGGTGTCGGAGAATCTTTCGCTTTGGCAATCCGGTGCTAGTGTCACCGCTGTGGTATCCGATCAACCGAACCTGTGGACCGTGCGCGACCTGACGCCGCGGAATTCGCTGCACCCCAAGCGCTTCATCCGGTTCTCGGCGGCGCTGCCATGAAGGCCAGGTGGCTGTGGCTGCTGATCGCTGCCGGGGTGGCGATCCAGGTGTGGCTGCTGGTGTTGAAGTCGTCGCTTGGCGATGTCGCGGGGTGTGGCAGCACTTGTGACGAGGTGCTTTCGTCGCGGTGGTCGTTCGTGGCGGGGGTGCCGGTGCCGTGGTTCGGGCTGGTGACGTATGTGGTGACGGGCATCGCGCTGAAGTGGCGGAGGCCGGGGTTGCTGGCGAGTTGCCTGGTGCTGTTAGGCGGGGCGGTGGTGTGGTTTGTCGGGGTACAGGCGTTTGTGCTACATCATTTCTGTGGGTGGTGTCTTGCAGCGCATGGGGTGGCGCTGGGGACGATTGGGATGGGGTGGCGGGAGCTGAGGGGAATGGCTTCGGTGAACTGGTTGCCCGCGGTCGGTGGGGGACTGGCGCCGATGGGTGGGGCGATCTTGATCCAGGTTTTCGGGCCGGTGCCGGCGACGCATCGGATTGAGGAGACTGCGCCGGTTGCTGCGGTTGTGACGGATGTCCACGCGCAAGGTGGGGGACGGAAGGTGAGCTTCGATGGAGGGGCGAAGCGGTATGATGTGGAGGCTTTGCCAAGGCTGGGGCCGGCGGATGCGAAGCATGTGCTGGTGGAGTATTTCGACTACCAGTGTCCCGCTTGCCGGACGATGCATGGGTTTCTGGAGACGCTGCGGGCGCGGCATCCGCGGGAGATCGCGGTGATTGTTTTGCCGGTGGCTTTGGAGAGATCGTGCAATCGTTTGTTAGGACCGAAGGATACGGTGCACGAGGGGAGCTGTGAGATCTCGCGGGCGGCGCTGGCGGTGTGGCGAAGTGCGCCGGGGGAGTTCGAGGAGGTGCACCATGCGTTGTTTGCGGATGCGCAGGCGGGGTTGCGGTTGGCGCGGGAGAAGGTGGGTGGAGGAGCGAAGGATGAGGCGTGGATTGATGAGATGCTGAGGGTGGATGCGGAGGATTGGGTGGTTTTTTCGAGCAAGACGAAGCAGTTGCCGAAGTTGTTGATTGCAGACCGAAGGATTTTGCATGGGTTGCCTTCGAGTGAGGAGGATTTCGTGCGGGTGATGGAGGGGGAGTTGGGGCTCGCAAAGTAATACCGGCCTCATCGCCCCCCTTCAGGGTGCCAATCCCATGTGCCATGAAACCCGGGGCGATGCCCCGGGCTATCTCATTTCGCCCCTTTGGGGCTTGGAGCGTGGCCGTGCGATGAATCCAAGTTGCGATGTTGCTACGGTCCGCGCCCCGCCGGGAGGGCGCAGGCCTTTCGCCACGTGCTGCTCAACGCTTTGAGATTTCCTGCGCGGGATTCAGCGGGCAGGTGTAGTCCACCGTGGCCGGGTCCTTCAGCGGGCCGAGCCACGCGGGATAGGGCTTCCTCACTTCCTTCAGGTGGTCGATGAGCTTCAGGCAGGGGCTGCTGGTGTTGTCCAGGCTGAGTTCAGCGCCGCCGGGGATGGCATACTTCCACTGCTTGGGAAACGCGCCGTTTTTCAGGCGATAGGTTTCCATGGCGAGAGCGGAGAGTGTGGTCATGCGCCGCAGTGCGATCTGGCGATGGTGATCACAGAAGGCCGCGATGTATTCGGCCTCGCCGGGTGCGGGGTGCACCTTGACGCCGCCTTCGAATTCGGGGGGGAGTTCGCCGACCTTGCCGGACTTCTTCCAGTAGCGCCCTAACAGGACGGTGGCAGGCGTTGCGTCCTTGAAGGCCACGATGTTGTTGAAGAGGTTCCGCGACTGGGGAGTGGCGAGACGCCAGAAGCGGGTGTCGAACTCCGGTTCGGGGCCATCTGCTGGCTTGGGCGCGACGAGTGCGGTCTCTGCTTGCCGACGGCCCCAGCTGTCGACGAGGAGAAGGCTTTCCACGGCAGGAACCGGGGCTTTGTTCAGCGCTTTCACGCGGGCGTCGAGGCGCTGGATGGTCGCGGCATCGAGCTTGCCGGAGGCGGCGAGTTGATCGACGGCGGTAAGGACGCGGAGCTGTGCATCCCACATGGGTTCGCGCTCGCTGAGGAGGCTGGCGGGTTCGAGGGCGTTCAGGCCGTGAAGGAGGATTTCCGCGCGGCGGAGGGCTTCGGCGTGCTGGCCATTTTTCGTGGCGGTCTCCATCCGGGCGCACAGGCTCTCCAGCCAGATGGAGAGGGTGGCGGGCTCGAGCTCGCCGCCGTGGAGGGTGATCGAGGCGGCGGTCCAATCGAGCTTGTCGAGTTCCGTGGTGACCTCGGCAGGGAGCAGGGTGGCAAGCTCGCGGGGCGTTCCCATGCCGGAGGCGACGGCGTCGTCAGTGAGGCCGGCGAGTCCGGTGACGGCATCGTATTGTACCTGGGTGACGGCCCGCTGCTCGACGGGGAAGCCTTCGCGGAATTCCACCACGTCCTTTGCGAGGCGATTCAACTGGCCGGCGCTGCCGATGAATTTTCCAGTGAAGAGGAAGACGATGAGGAGGAGGGGAATGACGAGCGACCAGCTGTAGAAGGCACCGCCGAAGATGCGCAGGACGAAGCCGGCGCGCTTGCGCAGGACCTCGCCTAACAGGACGTCGATCTGCCGCTGCCAATCGCCGCCGCGGAGGAAGCTGTCATTGTTCTCCTCGCGTACGCCGCGGAAGATTTTCTCAAGCGCTTCCTTATCGTCATCGACGGTGCCGGCCCAGCCGAGGCGGCGGCCGCCGCGGACGACCTTGATCATCTTGAAGTCCCAGGCGAGGCCGGAGAACATGGTGATGGCGAGGACCTTCAGCGCCCTCGACTTCACCATCAGGCCGGCGGCGAACGTGGCGAGAGCGGAGACGATGGTGAAGAACGGACGGAGGATCGGTAGGTCGCGGAAGATGAGCAGGTCGACCGCCTTGCCACCATCGAGCGGCAGGAAGGGGAGGAGCTGGAAGGCATTCAGCGCAAGTGCCAGCCCGCCGAGGTCGCGCAGCCACATGGGCAGATCCGCGGTGAAGAAGCTGGCGATGGTGACGCCGAGTCCGAAGACCAGGCCGGGCAGTGGACCGGCGAGGATGACGGCGAGCTGTTGCCAGGCGGGTGCGTGCGGCTTGCTGCCCTGGTCGATGGGTCCGACGAAGGGCACGAAGAAGCGTCCCATGCGCTGGTAGCCGAAAATCTTCATCATCAGCCAGTGACCGAACTCGTGCACGGCGATGAGGCCGAGCAGCATGGCGACGGTTTCCTGAGGATGATCGTGGCCGAAGGCGGCGGTGAAGGCGACGAGGGTGATGAGCAGCAGCGCGGCGCGGCGGCGCTTGTATTTCTTGGCGAGCGGCTGGTCGGCGTGCTTGCGGTAGCGGCGGATGTCCTGCTCGATCTGGTCTTCCAGTGAGATCTTGAAGCCGCCGCCGGAAGAGAGTTCGTCTTCGCCCGGGGTGGAATCCTTGCGCGCGCTGGCGATGTCCTTCTTGGTGGTGGAGAGGGCGTGGAGGCCGGCGAGGCGCGTGAAGAGATCGCGCAGCACCATGGCGGGCGCGTGGAGGAGGGAGGGACGGATTTCCGTTTCGCCGGAAGTACGATAGTCGCCGTAGGTGAGCAGTGCCTCGTTGATGGCGCGTTCCTCGGTGGCGAGGCGGGAGGCGATCTCGGCGGCAGCGGGCAAGATGGCGGCCATGCCGGCGCGGAGCTCTTCCACCCGTTCGCGATGGACCTGGAGCTGTTCCTCGATGGTGCGGAAGCTCCGCTGCAGGAGTGCCCAGTGGCCCGGTATGCGATGGGTGACCGGATGGTCGGCAGTGACGATGACGCGGCCATCGGCGAGGAAGGTCATCAGCCGCAGGGCGAAGCCTGGCTTCCCGCCGCTGGGGGGAATGGTGCCGGTGAGCAGTGCGAGAGAGCGGTCCTTCGAGCTCGGCAGGACCCAGGTGGCGGTGTCCGGGGCATCGTCTCCCGCGGGGTGCAGGATCTGGATCATCTGGTGACCCAGGTAGCCGAGGCGGCCGATCCACGGCTGGCCGCAGCGGGCGAGGTCCGGGGAGAGCATGGCCGGGGGCATGGGGGAGAGTTCGGTGACCTTCCGGGTTTTTCCCAATCGCCGGAATGAGGCGACCAGTAGAAGGAGGAGGGGACCGAGAACGACGATGCCGAACCAGGCTGCCAGCACCCAGCCGGGCAACAGGTTTGAAAAAGACAGGAGGGCGACCGCCGTCATGCCTCCGGTTTTAGGGAAATTCTAAAAAGTTTACAACGCTTAATCAGGAAGTCTTGATGATCAGACGGTGACGATAATGTAGCTGGTTTGGAGAATGGGAGGGGTTCGTTGGGGAATTTGGGACTCGGATGGATGGATCGGGACGGATGTTTTTACCGCGGATCACGCGGATGGCACGGATGAGAAGATGGGACGGGGATGGGGGTGGCTGAGGGTGGAGTCGGCAGTTCGGGACCATTCGTGCCGGTCTGAAGACTGGCGCTCCCAGGGGGAAGGGGGCTTGCGATGACGCTCAATCCGGGGGGCTGAGGTGAAACAATCCCGGGCGAGCTTCGTATCGCCCGCCCCATGATTTCAGGCTTTGTGCGACACGCTGCGAGTGCGGTCATTTTGATGGGTTGCGCGACGGCGGCCAACTCCCCGTCACGCGATCCGTGGCTGTGGCCATTCGCTTCCGATAGCATCTGGAACATGCCGCTGGGCAGCGGGGCGGTGCTGGTGCCGGCGGGGCTGAACTCGAACGGAGGCGTGGCGATCGATCCGGAGATCCTGGCGAGGACGAATCCCGGTGCGCCGCAGCGCGAGATCTTTGCTCCGGCAGGATGGGAGACGCGGGAGGGTGGTTCGCAATCGCTGGGGACTGCGGGTTTCAATGACGATCTGATCGTGCCGGATGCGCGGAAGAACTGGACTCCGAATTACAGTGCGGCGGTGCTTCAGCCGGATGGCTTCACGGTGGAGAATCTGGGGCCGATCTGCCGGCCGCGGGAAGGGAGTCCGGTGTGGGCGTATCGTTTTCCGAAGACCGATTTGCGCGGTGATGGCATCACGGGTTCGCATGGAGGCTCGGGTCTTTCGGCGCTGGGTGGCAGCATCCGGCGCGGTGAGTTGTTAGACGAGCAGCCGATCCGGCATGCGATCAAGGTGAACATCTTCTGTGAGAAGTTCACTTACTTCGGGAAGGAGCGGGCGGGGTTCCG from Luteolibacter sp. Y139 includes the following:
- a CDS encoding site-2 protease family protein, which produces MTAVALLSFSNLLPGWVLAAWFGIVVLGPLLLLLVASFRRLGKTRKVTELSPMPPAMLSPDLARCGQPWIGRLGYLGHQMIQILHPAGDDAPDTATWVLPSSKDRSLALLTGTIPPSGGKPGFALRLMTFLADGRVIVTADHPVTHRIPGHWALLQRSFRTIEEQLQVHRERVEELRAGMAAILPAAAEIASRLATEERAINEALLTYGDYRTSGETEIRPSLLHAPAMVLRDLFTRLAGLHALSTTKKDIASARKDSTPGEDELSSGGGFKISLEDQIEQDIRRYRKHADQPLAKKYKRRRAALLLITLVAFTAAFGHDHPQETVAMLLGLIAVHEFGHWLMMKIFGYQRMGRFFVPFVGPIDQGSKPHAPAWQQLAVILAGPLPGLVFGLGVTIASFFTADLPMWLRDLGGLALALNAFQLLPFLPLDGGKAVDLLIFRDLPILRPFFTIVSALATFAAGLMVKSRALKVLAITMFSGLAWDFKMIKVVRGGRRLGWAGTVDDDKEALEKIFRGVREENNDSFLRGGDWQRQIDVLLGEVLRKRAGFVLRIFGGAFYSWSLVIPLLLIVFLFTGKFIGSAGQLNRLAKDVVEFREGFPVEQRAVTQVQYDAVTGLAGLTDDAVASGMGTPRELATLLPAEVTTELDKLDWTAASITLHGGELEPATLSIWLESLCARMETATKNGQHAEALRRAEILLHGLNALEPASLLSEREPMWDAQLRVLTAVDQLAASGKLDAATIQRLDARVKALNKAPVPAVESLLLVDSWGRRQAETALVAPKPADGPEPEFDTRFWRLATPQSRNLFNNIVAFKDATPATVLLGRYWKKSGKVGELPPEFEGGVKVHPAPGEAEYIAAFCDHHRQIALRRMTTLSALAMETYRLKNGAFPKQWKYAIPGGAELSLDNTSSPCLKLIDHLKEVRKPYPAWLGPLKDPATVDYTCPLNPAQEISKR
- a CDS encoding vitamin K epoxide reductase family protein, translated to MKARWLWLLIAAGVAIQVWLLVLKSSLGDVAGCGSTCDEVLSSRWSFVAGVPVPWFGLVTYVVTGIALKWRRPGLLASCLVLLGGAVVWFVGVQAFVLHHFCGWCLAAHGVALGTIGMGWRELRGMASVNWLPAVGGGLAPMGGAILIQVFGPVPATHRIEETAPVAAVVTDVHAQGGGRKVSFDGGAKRYDVEALPRLGPADAKHVLVEYFDYQCPACRTMHGFLETLRARHPREIAVIVLPVALERSCNRLLGPKDTVHEGSCEISRAALAVWRSAPGEFEEVHHALFADAQAGLRLAREKVGGGAKDEAWIDEMLRVDAEDWVVFSSKTKQLPKLLIADRRILHGLPSSEEDFVRVMEGELGLAK
- a CDS encoding PEP-CTERM sorting domain-containing protein (PEP-CTERM proteins occur, often in large numbers, in the proteomes of bacteria that also encode an exosortase, a predicted intramembrane cysteine proteinase. The presence of a PEP-CTERM domain at a protein's C-terminus predicts cleavage within the sorting domain, followed by covalent anchoring to some some component of the (usually Gram-negative) cell surface. Many PEP-CTERM proteins exhibit an unusual sequence composition that includes large numbers of potential glycosylation sites. Expression of one such protein has been shown restore the ability of a bacterium to form floc, a type of biofilm.) — protein: MKCIPLIALLLGATAAHSQTLDWGNEVFDNVRDSEGERLTNSFVFELGAFDVGFKPTQGNVEEWVDHWNVFDRASYNESLGYFASSVQMTADGRSNSSWLTPGSGSFEGLEAFIFIRNGDLPVPMTEWLLARASTWIFPLADPNCCPNGLPTQWAVSDIDGDPPVWGAKDGIQGGGVVTNPAADGLQTHTFVPEPTAFLLLALGGLASITRRRRF